A single Methanofollis fontis DNA region contains:
- a CDS encoding glycosyltransferase family 4 protein, with amino-acid sequence MKILRVVSDLYPSVVGGVGLHAHEMSRLQARAGHEVTVITYRTDSQQLSSEEGDGYQIFRLNAPIKIFGNSISFSLFQRLLKNFNSYDVVHAHSHLFFSTLLCTLVHRFRSTPLVVTNHGLVSQTAPAWLQRIYIPTVGKWIFQSADAIICYTETERSQLIDLGVPSSKIHVIHNGIETDVFIPSISCSPKKQILWIGRFTPGKGVEYLLKGFQIFSREYPDYSLMMIGRGPLKDEFIDMIKEMELGDKVTLQDFIPNHELPGLYQDSSFFVLPSLEEGVPRTILEGMACGKPVVCTELPQLVDIVSGCGMLVPLRDSEALADALSRLAEDPHLASSIGKAGRVNVVSHFSWEDTVSRTLDLYDSLISSRSLGRPVSGDCDRTGALEKISGSPDSERIGRSL; translated from the coding sequence ATGAAGATCTTGCGCGTCGTATCCGATCTCTACCCTTCTGTGGTCGGCGGTGTCGGTCTCCATGCCCATGAGATGTCACGGCTGCAGGCACGAGCAGGGCACGAGGTCACTGTCATCACCTATAGGACTGACTCACAGCAACTTTCATCCGAAGAAGGAGATGGGTATCAGATTTTCAGGTTAAATGCCCCGATAAAAATATTTGGCAATTCGATTTCGTTTTCCCTCTTTCAACGCCTCTTAAAAAATTTTAACTCCTATGATGTCGTTCATGCTCACTCGCACCTCTTTTTCTCCACACTACTCTGTACACTCGTACATAGGTTCCGTTCCACGCCACTGGTGGTTACGAACCATGGGCTTGTATCACAGACCGCACCTGCGTGGCTGCAACGGATCTATATCCCCACGGTAGGAAAATGGATCTTTCAATCGGCGGATGCTATTATCTGTTACACTGAAACAGAACGCTCCCAGCTGATTGACCTTGGCGTGCCTTCCTCAAAGATCCATGTCATCCACAATGGCATCGAAACCGACGTTTTTATACCTTCAATATCCTGTTCTCCAAAGAAACAGATCCTCTGGATTGGGAGATTCACGCCCGGGAAGGGTGTAGAATATCTCCTGAAAGGTTTTCAGATCTTTTCCAGAGAATATCCCGACTATTCTCTTATGATGATCGGACGCGGCCCGTTGAAGGACGAATTCATCGACATGATCAAGGAGATGGAACTTGGAGATAAGGTAACTCTCCAGGATTTCATCCCGAATCATGAACTCCCCGGGCTTTACCAGGATTCCTCCTTCTTCGTGCTTCCAAGCCTCGAAGAGGGTGTACCAAGGACGATTCTGGAGGGGATGGCCTGTGGGAAACCGGTGGTATGCACTGAACTCCCACAACTTGTCGATATTGTTTCCGGGTGTGGCATGCTGGTTCCTCTCAGGGATTCAGAGGCTCTGGCAGATGCACTCTCAAGATTAGCCGAGGATCCGCATCTGGCCAGTTCTATTGGAAAGGCCGGGAGGGTGAATGTCGTCTCACACTTTTCCTGGGAGGATACGGTTTCGAGGACTCTTGATCTCTATGATTCACTTATTTCTTCACGATCTCTGGGCCGTCCGGTGTCCGGGGACTGTGATAGGACAGGAGCTCTGGAAAAGATATCGGGATCCCCTGATTCTGAAAGGATAGGGCGATCTCTGTGA
- a CDS encoding UDP-glucose dehydrogenase family protein, translated as MKISIIGCGYVGTVTGVCFADLGHDIVFYDVDQKKLATLSAGKAPIFEPSLEELIQKNQQRLTATSDLIQAVHDTDLTFVCVGTPSREDGSIDLTYVLSACSAIGKTLKDIPQFHPIIIKSTVFPGSTEGPICSVLEKESGKEAYVDFGLGSNPEFLREGNAIQDFRVPDRIVLGAEDERTMEALRSLYTSFTCPKIETTIRTAEMIKYTSNAFLATKISFANEIGNLAKKLGIDSEKIFEGVGLDSRIGPAFFRTGIGFGGSCFPKDVRALIAGARDYGEHLMILDAALHVNEDQPIKLIRLLQKHLLNLKGRKIGVLGLAFKPNTDDIRESRAIPVIRELLSAGADVIAYDPLAMGTFASFFPEIEYASSAQEVLSADAVLITTEWEEFEHLDFSGMIVIDGRRLSKASLTAESYEGVCW; from the coding sequence ATGAAGATATCAATCATCGGCTGTGGGTATGTCGGCACGGTTACCGGCGTCTGCTTTGCAGATCTCGGCCATGACATCGTATTCTATGATGTGGATCAGAAGAAACTGGCGACCCTCAGTGCCGGAAAGGCTCCCATCTTTGAGCCCTCCCTTGAAGAACTGATCCAGAAAAACCAACAGCGCCTTACCGCCACCTCTGATCTCATCCAGGCCGTTCATGACACCGATCTCACGTTTGTCTGTGTCGGCACCCCCTCACGGGAGGACGGTTCTATCGACCTCACCTATGTCCTATCTGCATGCTCTGCGATCGGAAAAACGCTGAAAGATATCCCTCAGTTCCATCCCATCATCATCAAGAGTACCGTCTTTCCCGGCAGCACGGAGGGGCCGATCTGCTCTGTCCTTGAGAAGGAATCAGGAAAAGAGGCATATGTCGATTTTGGGCTGGGCTCAAACCCTGAGTTCCTGCGGGAAGGGAATGCAATTCAAGATTTCCGCGTACCCGATCGGATCGTTCTCGGTGCGGAGGATGAGAGGACGATGGAGGCACTGAGGTCTCTCTATACGTCCTTTACCTGTCCAAAGATCGAGACGACGATAAGGACAGCGGAGATGATCAAGTACACCAGCAACGCCTTCCTTGCCACCAAGATCAGCTTTGCCAACGAGATCGGCAACCTGGCGAAAAAACTGGGGATCGACTCGGAAAAGATCTTTGAGGGTGTCGGGCTTGACAGCCGGATCGGCCCTGCATTTTTCAGAACAGGGATCGGCTTTGGCGGTTCGTGCTTCCCCAAGGATGTCCGGGCCCTGATCGCCGGTGCCAGGGACTATGGGGAGCACCTCATGATTCTCGACGCGGCACTGCATGTGAATGAAGACCAGCCCATTAAACTGATCCGGTTGTTGCAAAAACACCTCCTCAACCTGAAAGGAAGAAAGATCGGTGTTCTCGGGCTGGCCTTCAAGCCCAACACCGATGATATCAGGGAGAGCCGGGCGATCCCGGTCATCCGGGAATTATTAAGTGCCGGCGCAGACGTCATCGCCTACGATCCCCTTGCGATGGGGACATTTGCCTCCTTCTTCCCGGAGATCGAGTACGCATCCTCAGCCCAAGAGGTTCTCAGCGCCGATGCTGTCCTGATCACTACCGAATGGGAGGAGTTTGAGCACCTTGACTTCAGTGGGATGATCGTCATCGATGGTCGCCGGTTGTCGAAGGCTTCCCTCACGGCAGAGTCCTATGAGGGGGTGTGCTGGTGA